Proteins from one Hoplias malabaricus isolate fHopMal1 chromosome 2, fHopMal1.hap1, whole genome shotgun sequence genomic window:
- the LOC136678941 gene encoding uncharacterized protein PF3D7_1120000-like, producing the protein MKQVEEVEMKEVEEVEMKEVEMEKVGKNVEMMEIKEVEMMEIKKVKEVEEMEMKKVEMIEMKEVEIKVVEMKELKEMMEMEVKVVEMKELKEMMDMKEVREVEEVEMMEMKEVKEVEEMKEVEMKEMKEEVEMKEVMEMKEVKDVNEVEMKEMMEVKEVEEVEMKEMMDLKQVKEVEEMKEVKKVKEVEEVIMKKMMELKQVKEVEEVEMMEMMEMKKVKEMKKVKEVEVKEMKKVKEVEEVEMKKVKEVEMEMMDLKQVKEVEMKEEVEMNEVEEVEMKEMMEIMEMKKMPP; encoded by the coding sequence ATGAAGCAGGTGGAGGAGGTAGAGATGAAGGAGGTGGAGGAAGTAGAGATGAAGGAGGTGGAGATGGAGAAGGTGGGGAAGAATGTAGAGATGATGGAAATCAAGGAGGTAGAGATGATGGAGATTAAGAAGgtgaaggaggtggaggagatggagatgAAGAAGGTGGAGATGATTGAAATGAAGGAGGTGGAGATTAAGGTGGTGGAAATGAAGGAGCTGAAGGAGATGATGGAGATGGAGGTGAAGGTGGTGGAGATGAAGGAGCTGAAAGAGATGATGGACATGAAGGAGGTgagggaggtggaggaggtggagatgatggagatgaaggaggtgaaggaggtggaggagatgaAGGAAGTGGAGATGAAGgagatgaaggaggaggtggagatGAAGGAGGTGATGGAGATGAAGGAGGTGAAGGACGTGAATGAAGTGGAGATGAAGGAGATGATGGAGGTGaaagaggtggaggaggtggagatgAAGGAGATGATGGATTTGAAGCAGgtgaaggaggtggaggagatgaAGGAGGTGAAGAAGgtgaaggaggtggaggaggtgatAATGAAGAAGATGATGGAGTTGAAGCAGgtgaaggaggtggaggaggtggagatgatggagatgatggagATGAAGAAGGTGAAGGAGATGAAGAAGGTGAAGGAGGTGGAGGTGAAGGAGATGAAGAAGgtgaaggaggtggaggaggtggagatgAAGAAGGTGAAGGAGGTGGAGATGGAGATGATGGATTTGAAGCAGGTGAAGGAGGTGgagatgaaggaggaggtggagatgaacgaggtggaggaggtggagatgAAGGAGATGATGGAGATAATGGAGATGAAGAAAATGCCcccgtag